The following nucleotide sequence is from Anolis sagrei isolate rAnoSag1 chromosome 11, rAnoSag1.mat, whole genome shotgun sequence.
ccacaactcccagaaatgtatttattaggtATATCCTATCCCAAATTCAATAAAAATCAAGACAAAGTCTTCTTCCTGATGAGCACAGCAGCCAGAATTCAACTTGCCAAAATGTGGAATCAGAAGGAAACCCCGACAATAGAAGACTGGTTTATAAAAATACTGGACATAGTACAAATGGACTGTTTATCTCAGCGTCTTAACAACATTACGAAGAGGACAAATTGGGGAGGTCTTGAAGACTTCATTAAAAGGGAAAAACTGACTATGATAATAGACATTTCCAGTCTCTGAAGGAAATTAACAGATGGAGACAACGccggaaaaatgaaagaaatttgGATGAGAACCATACCAGAAGGGGAAGGTTCTCTTTGAAGACTTTGGGAAGTCcttcacatgggggggggggggaggagggaggagacagGTGGGGGCGGCACGGGGATCTTTTAGgctgtttctttttctctctctcttttttctcttttttttaaattatgtatcACAGAAAAAACTGCACAATAAACActataacaaaaaaaatatttttataataattaattataaaatatttttataattattatatatttataatttatactTTTATTAATTTACCTAAATTTTTACAATTATatttgtagatatatatatatttatatatgattTTATACTCTTATTAATTTACATATATTTTTATCATTACTATATCTttagatatatatacataattttatatttttattaattattattattattattattataactttatttgtaccccgctagcatctcccaagggactcgatgcggcttacaacaggccaacGCCGcagaacaacaatacagcaaaacaatacaaagcaaattaaaacggttaagcaagtaaacaaaacagtaacaatacatcagacaattattaaaactgggccggccagagtagtgggtacaagattaaaagtgctgaaattgtGGGAGGAATATAGGGTTATaacataagtgcagtgtgcggtgtgcagtgatcgtggttctactaaagtgcatctgggacttggtgttgaggttcctagtctgaaaaggcacatcggaacagccaggttttcaagttcttcctgaagactgccagtgtgggggcctgtctaagatctttcgggagggcattccaaagtcggggggccactacagaaaaggctctgtctcgcgtccccaccaagcgcgcttgcgatgcaggcgggatcacgagcagggcctctccagatgaccggagtgagcgtgtaggctcatagatggagatgcggtcacgcaggtagggtggtcccaaaccgttcagggctttgtaggtgggcacctgcaccttaaattgggctcggaagataaatggcagccagtggagctccttaaacaggagggttgacctctctctgtaaggagccccggttaacatcctggctgctgcccgttggaccatatattaatatatttataatatataatttatttaatattatatatttataatttatactTTTATTAATTTACCTATATTTTAcaattattatatatacatatatatatgattttatacttttattaatttacatgtatttttatcattactatattttagatatatatacataattttatacttttattaatttacctatatttttataattatattttagatatatatatatatatgattttatacttttattaatttacctatatttttatattttagatatatgtgtgtgtgtgtgattttataCTTTTAAGTTACctatatttttgtaaatattatgttttatatatatatatatatatatatatatatatatatatgattttatactttaatttacatatattttatgattattatattttagctatagtttatatatatgattttatacttttatttatttacctatatttttataattatattttagatatatatatatatgaatttatacttttattaatttacatatatttttataattattatattttagatatatatataattttgtacTTTTATTAatttacatatattttaaaaatatgtctatattattttatattgttatgttacaggttattatttttattactctaTACTCGATATTAATGtttagagttattattattaacaagaataataatttatttatatcctgcttgaTCCCATGGTGTGAGTCCCcacgtgttttggccttcaactcccagaattcttaacagctgggattcctgggacttgtatttatttatgtacagtatttatattccgccctggaTTACaacgtacatatacatggcaaacattcaatgccatttagacatataacatatataggcagatatagaggcaatttaacattccagcttttccggcttcatgaacgtatgctcgattccggccacagggggagctgttgcttcaccgtccacttgtgacactgcgTCCTTGAtgcagtacttcctcattcttacgaatgctgctggaaagttttatggtgtcataaattagttaaattagcctccccgcataaagcggaacctacatttcctacttgacagatgcaactatattTCAGGCagtataggtcaacagcaagctagactattaatggccgGGAgcccactccgacccgggctgggtttgaactcatgacctctcagtcagcagtgatttaatgcagctggctcctaACTTGCTGCGCcacagccaaaacatctggagacccacaggttgagaaccactgcacagagactcaaagcggcttgcaatcaaaaacattacaacttcaaatatacaattaaaatatgcaaatataccgggggggggggggggctgggggcatagtgggttaaaccgctgagctgctgaacctgctgccaacttagcagttcgaaaacatgcaaatgtgagttgatgaataggtactgcttcaagaggtacacaacaagattaatacacagcaaacaagatcactgtgctggctgttgtattcaatcacacgACAGAcactttcctattattattattattatgcatttctCTTTTGTGACCAGGCAGCGGTCAGCAGTCAGTGACCGGAGTGACCTCCGTGGATGACAGCAACAGCTATTGGCGCGTCCGGGGCAAGACCTCTACCGTCTGCGAACGAGGGACGCCGGTCAAGTGCGGACAGGCCATCCGGCTGACCCACATCAACACCGGGCGCAACCTGCACAGCCATCACTTCACCTCACCCCTCTCGGGCAACCAGGTGAGGCCGGGAAAGGGGCGTCAAGGAATccaagggccagccagtccagcccccttctgatccctcctgacagatggccatccagttaaaCATATATAGTTATAGATATGTATGCtagatagatcatagaatcctagagttggaaagggatcccaagggccatccagtccagcccccttctgccaggcacgaAGGcatcatctgatccctcctgacagatgggctTCCAGCtaaagatagatatagatatgtatgctaggtaaatcatagaatcctagagttggaagggaccccatggGCTattcagtccagcccccttctgccaggcacgaaggcaccatctgatccctcctgacagatggccatctagccaaaaatagatatagatagatataggatcatagaatcctagagttggaaggaatcccaagggccatccagtccagcccccttctgccaggcatgaagtcaccatctgatccctcctgacagatggccatccaactaaagatagatatagatatgtatgctagatagatcatagaatcctagagttggaaagggaccccaagggccatccagtccaacccccttttatttattgtttatttattatatatttattctctacctctgaggatgcttgccatagatgcaggtgaaacgtcaggagagaatgcctctctagaacatggccatatagcccgaaaaaaccctacaacaaacctattatttatttatttattgacgacatttctatgccgcccttcccaCACCGAGggtgactcagagcagcttacaagtaaaaagtaaatacaatatattatattattacacaatattaatattatatattacattgtactataacattataaatttttgccaggtaggaagacaccatccaagccctcctgacagacggcTATTTAGCCCTTGCTTAAAACTCCCATTACACATAATCTAGCCATCCAGAGGCTTTCTTTctttgccatttgaatccattatgATTCACTGTGatgtcccagtctccagagcagccCAAAACAAGCTTCTAAGAAACACCATTACGCTATGGACTGGAATAAAGTGCAATACAACCTgacatcatataataataatagtaataatttttgtcatgtcaggagcgacttgagaaactgcataataataataataataacaataataataataataataatttatttataccctgccaccatctccttgctggggactcggggcggcttacatggggccaagcccagacaacaaattacaacagaataaaaccgaaaatgcaaacaataaacaacaacataactacaaacacatgaatacataataatataatattacaataaacacaatcacaatgatgCCACAAGAGTGAAAATGTATATTCTGGTTTTAAACTGCTTATTTTATGgtgttttaataatattaataataataataataataaactttatttgtactccgctaccatctccccaatgggacttggtgtggcttacatgaggccaagcccacagcacattattaaacaaataatcaatacaaaaaagttaaaataaactcaaaagcagaaaatacacaataagcaataaacaatagcatagcacaataacagtattatatattcctatattgtactacaccattatattgtattgtaacaTACAGGTTTAtacttattattgatgtatgtggattgttgtttacatgattataatatgttgtacaccgctctgggagaaaagcgggatataaataaagatttattattgttgttgttgttattccctcCCTCCTCAATGACTTCCAAGCCTTTGACCCTTCTGGTCTCTGGACAATTTCCATATTGCTTCTCtttttgaattgctttgcccgGAACTGGACGAATGACCACGTTCTCTTGTGTTGCAGGAGGTCAGTGCCTTCGGGGAGGAGGGCGAAGGTGATGTCCTGGACGACTGGACGGTCCTTTGTGGGGGCAGGTACTGGGACCGCGAGGACGAGGTGCGCTTCAAGCACTCCTCCACCGACGTCCTCCTCTCGGTGACCGGGGAGCAGTACGGCCGGCCCATCAACGGTCAGCGGGAGGTGCATGGCATGGCCTACTCCAGCCAGGACAGCTACTGGAAGGCCATGGAGGGCATCTTCATGCGCCCCTCGGAGATGCCCAAGCCGCCCCACGCCTACCGCTCTGAACTATGACCTTCCAAACCTTTGGGACTCTCCGTTTGTCCTGACCAGACGGGCCTTCGGACACCTTCAAGGAAGAAGATGACCACCCTTCTCCGTGTTTCCGTCCACCTTCTATTGCTGATATTCAAGCACACGGGTGCCATCAATAAACACACGCgttattttccatgcaaaaaGGTGTCTGGGTACCTTCTTTTCCATGCCTAATAACATAGGGTTGCACGGGAATCCCAAAGGCCAATCtaaagcaggaagacacaatcaaagcactcctgacagatggccatccagcttctgcttaaaaacctccagagaaggagcatcTACAATACTTCAAAgtagtctgtgtatgtgtgtttgtatgtatgtgtgtatatatatatacacacacacacacacacacacacacacagagtatatgTCTATTTGTACCTCCTTGCATTCTTTATATAGGcatcttcacacacacatatatatgcaattttacattcatatatatatgcacacacagtacatacatagatatataaaatgaaaatgtTTATATAAGGAGTGCAAGGATAAGCAAATATATGTTTGTGCATAAATAAAAAATCTAAGGGtgagcttatatatatatatatatatatatatgaaaattccTATACAAAAGATTCagcaaatatgtgtgtgtaattCCTATAGAAGAAATATGAGGTTGAGCAATATATATGAAAATACAAATATAAGAAATACCAAGCTAAGCTAATATATATAAGAAATATGAAGTTGAGTcatatattcatatttatatatatgctcGCCTTACATTTCTTATATATGCATTTTCATATATAGAGACACATACATATTAACTCTGCCTTGCATTtcttatatatgtattatatatatatatacacacacacacacaaacgcacacatatatatactggCTATATAAACATACACATGTATTAGTGTAGCCTGACATttcttatgttgttgttcattcgttcagtcatctccgactcttcgtgacctcatggaccagcccacgccagagctcccttatatatatatttatttattttatttcttatatattttatttatttatttgctgcattgaTATGctgccttctcaccccgaaggggactcagagtggcttacaagtaatagtaaatgcaatatattatattattaccatagcacaatattaattatatattactatattgtactgtaatattatactgtaatattattagtagtattatatataatatagaatatataattatatattttcagtagtactatattgtattacattataatattatcaatatatgtatatacaacattatatatatatatatatatatatatacacacgcaaacacaaatatatacacacacatacacaaaacacatatacacagactgggccacagcaacgtgtggcaggggacagctagtattattatattattattacactgtgtCAATGGGATGAGGAAGAAAGGGTCCAAATGGCAAGGGAAGAGTTGTGCCctttcattattgttattgttactgttgtttatgttgttataattttaatttattattatattatctccATGAGACAAGGAGGAAAGGGTCCAAATAGCAAGGAAAGGCTCGGAAAAgatgttatatattttatttatttatttattattcgaacttctatgcggccactcccctggggctcagagtggcttacaagaatgactaaaatctaacacaatttaaaaacaatttaaaaacagcaagatcaaaaatcaaaggcctgtcgaaacagatatgtcttacatattattaccatagcacaatattagtattattagtaatattacaggtaatatgaatatatgattattataaattattactagtagtagtatATTTCATTAGATTATAAtatcatcaatattatatgtatataaaatatattatattattaggagaatacagtatcagtattaaatattactatattgtactataccattatattgtaatattattagtaatatacgtaatataaaatatataattataatacattattagtagtagtattctattttattaaaatactagctgtccgctgccacgcgttgctgtggcccactgtgtatatgtgttttgtgtgtgtgtatatgtgtgtttgtgttgttttaaaattttgggtcttttcaagtctcttccgctgtgtttttcagtgtttttatgagtgatggtcactcgttggcctgagaggtgtcttgtgtccaaatttggtgtccaatcgcccagtggtttttgagttctgttcatcccacaaacaaacattacatttttatttatatagataagattatcaatattatatgtaaggtaaaggtaaaggtagtcccctgacattaagtccagtcatgtctgactctggggtgtggtgctcatctccatttctaagccaaagagccagcgttgtccgtagacacctccaaggtcatgtggctggcatgactgcatggagcgctgttaccttcccgccggagcggtacctattgatctactcacatttgcatgttttcgaactgctaggttggcagaagctggggctgacagcggaagctcacgccgctccccggaatcgaacctgcaacctttcaatcaacaagctcagcagctcagtgctttaaagatcacctgggaaggaatcccacgggagcattgcagcgcacccaaatacttgggagtcactctggaccgtgctcttacctacaagaagcactgcctgaacatcaagcaaaaagtgggtgctagaaacaatatcatacgaaagctggctggcacaacctggggatcacaaccagatacagtgaagacatctgcccttgcgctgtgctactctgctgctgagtacgcatgcccagtgtggaacacatctcaccacactaaaacagtggatgtggctcttaatgagacatgccgcattatcacggggtgtctgcgccctacaccactggagaaattacactgcttagccggcattgcaccacctgacatctgccgggaagtagcagccaatagtgaaaggaccaaggcagagacatctccagcccatcccctgtttgggtctcagccagcatgtcaacgacttaaatccagacatagttttctaagatctacagagacactcgctggaacacctcagcaagcgagagtccaaaagtggcaggctcaaacccagaactgataccagatgagagagtTCCCCCTGGgcaagactgggcgacttggaaggcgctgaacagactgtgctctggcacaacgagatgcagagccaacctcaagaaatggggccagaaagtggaatcctcgacatgcgagtgtggagaagagcaaaccactgaccacctgctgcaatgcaacctgagccctgccacatgcacaagggaggaccttcttgcagcaacaccagaagcactccaagtggccagatactggtcaaaggacatttaaccagctaccaaactcacaagttgtgtatttttctgtttgtttgctttgttctgttagaaatgtaatataattgactggctgccctgacacaacaaataaaaaataaatagaaaaataaataaacagaaatgctggatcattccagcaaccaccacgtcagactacacagagaagccattgaaatacacaagaagcatgtggacaatttcaacagaaaggaagagaccatgaaaatgaacaaaatctggctaccagtattaaaaaactctaaaattacaacagcaaaacagcagagaggaaacaaccaggcacatctaatcacctctcaacaaaagattgtcccaggttcagccaggccatccaatgctaatcaaggtgatcagctgaaacatccccacctagctccagcagacaagggttctttgtcccaccctggtcattccgcagatatataaaccccttttcctagttccaacagacctcattacctctgaggatgcttgccatagatgcaggcgaaacgtcaggagagaatgctagaggcactgtcaggccattaaatgctaatcaaggtggtcagttgaagcattcacccctagctccagcagacaagggttctttgtcccaccctggtcattattccacagatatataaaccctttgtcctagtttccaagagacctcactccctctgagcatgcttgccatagatgcaggcg
It contains:
- the SDF2 gene encoding stromal cell-derived factor 2, with the protein product MAPAGAALLLVVVGLGSSEAAPEAVTCGSVVKLLNPRHGVRLHSHDVRYGSGSGQQSVTGVTSVDDSNSYWRVRGKTSTVCERGTPVKCGQAIRLTHINTGRNLHSHHFTSPLSGNQEVSAFGEEGEGDVLDDWTVLCGGRYWDREDEVRFKHSSTDVLLSVTGEQYGRPINGQREVHGMAYSSQDSYWKAMEGIFMRPSEMPKPPHAYRSEL